A single genomic interval of Rhizobium leguminosarum bv. trifolii WSM1325 harbors:
- a CDS encoding conserved hypothetical protein (KEGG: bph:Bphy_3436 hypothetical protein), which translates to MVQRLLLAGMLSGLIVALFAFSFARVYAEPTIERAIALEEGVAHGHDAAEEGTVSRSTQRNAGLLTGLAAYCAALGGLLAVGSACVHGRLSLRPRSTVWLFALMGYVALVLVPQLKYPASPPGVGNADTIGSRTQLYFLMIIASAVCMAASAWIACRTRRHVGPAAAVSIGIGLFIALTAVSTTMLPAISETSRDFPGGLLFEFRVYAALLQLIVWGGLGLLFGQAAEHVIKRDRRMEGVARHGIPNA; encoded by the coding sequence ATGGTCCAGAGACTTCTTCTGGCAGGGATGCTGTCCGGCCTGATCGTCGCGCTTTTCGCCTTCTCATTCGCCCGCGTCTACGCCGAGCCCACGATCGAACGCGCGATCGCCCTGGAGGAGGGTGTCGCTCATGGTCACGATGCCGCCGAGGAAGGCACTGTTTCCCGGAGCACCCAACGCAACGCCGGCTTGCTCACGGGCCTTGCCGCGTACTGCGCGGCACTCGGCGGACTGCTGGCGGTAGGCTCGGCATGCGTGCATGGCCGTCTGAGCCTCCGACCACGCTCGACGGTCTGGTTGTTCGCCTTGATGGGCTACGTCGCCCTCGTGCTGGTGCCCCAACTCAAGTATCCCGCGAGCCCTCCCGGCGTCGGAAATGCTGACACCATTGGCAGTCGGACCCAACTGTACTTCCTCATGATCATTGCATCGGCCGTGTGCATGGCGGCGTCGGCCTGGATCGCCTGCCGGACGAGACGGCATGTGGGGCCGGCGGCAGCGGTATCGATCGGCATTGGTTTGTTCATCGCTCTTACGGCCGTGTCGACGACGATGTTGCCTGCGATCTCGGAAACGTCCCGCGATTTCCCCGGAGGTCTCCTGTTCGAATTTCGCGTATATGCTGCGCTACTGCAGTTGATCGTTTGGGGAGGGCTGGGCCTACTCTTCGGGCAGGCCGCCGAACATGTCATCAAGCGAGATCGACGCATGGAAGGTGTTGCACGCCATGGCATACCGAACGCCTGA
- a CDS encoding conserved hypothetical protein (KEGG: bac:BamMC406_5178 hypothetical protein) — translation MTHIVVQPVQSAVPISPQELLPWTVLVGLLLLMTLYFVGAEQGATSLMQGDAVHEFVHDGRHLLGFPCH, via the coding sequence ATGACCCACATCGTCGTCCAGCCCGTACAAAGCGCGGTGCCAATTTCCCCGCAGGAACTGCTGCCGTGGACCGTCCTCGTTGGACTCCTCCTGCTGATGACCCTCTACTTCGTCGGCGCGGAGCAGGGTGCGACCTCTCTCATGCAGGGCGACGCCGTTCACGAGTTCGTCCATGACGGCCGGCATCTGCTCGGCTTTCCGTGCCACTGA
- a CDS encoding Nitrile hydratase (PFAM: Nitrile hydratase alpha chain~KEGG: dsh:Dshi_1849 nitrile hydratase) produces the protein MSDHDHGHDHDHAPIAATEAPSYYDIMETAFQELMIEKGYFTAGEIRRQIEVLDSRNPALGAKVVARAWTDPVFRARLLENGRIGCEELGITFYDETQLIVLENTPKVHNLIVCTLCSCYPRPVLGLPPDWYKLKPYRARAVYEPRKVLEEFGTNIPDDVEIRVSDSTAIQRYLVLPMRPDGTDDLNEEQLAALVTRDAMIGVIQIPSPSQGVAA, from the coding sequence ATGAGCGACCACGACCATGGACATGACCACGATCACGCTCCTATCGCCGCGACGGAAGCGCCTAGCTACTACGACATCATGGAGACGGCGTTCCAGGAGCTCATGATCGAGAAGGGATACTTCACTGCCGGCGAAATCCGGCGGCAGATCGAAGTTCTGGATTCCCGCAACCCGGCATTGGGTGCGAAGGTCGTCGCAAGGGCCTGGACTGATCCGGTCTTCAGGGCCCGTCTGCTGGAGAACGGCAGGATCGGCTGCGAAGAACTGGGGATCACCTTCTACGACGAAACCCAACTGATCGTTCTTGAGAACACGCCGAAGGTCCACAATCTGATCGTCTGCACGCTCTGTTCCTGCTATCCGCGGCCAGTCTTGGGTCTTCCGCCCGATTGGTACAAGCTGAAGCCTTATCGCGCGCGTGCGGTATACGAGCCGCGGAAGGTGCTGGAGGAGTTCGGGACCAACATTCCTGACGACGTCGAGATCCGCGTGAGCGACTCCACGGCCATCCAGCGTTATCTCGTACTGCCCATGCGCCCGGACGGCACCGATGACCTCAACGAAGAGCAACTCGCAGCTCTCGTCACCCGCGATGCTATGATCGGCGTCATCCAGATCCCATCGCCATCCCAGGGAGTTGCGGCATGA
- a CDS encoding conserved hypothetical protein (KEGG: bja:blr7069 hypothetical protein), translating into MTTTATSAPTHTARDIIGPSPLIAIEDEPAPKLIVDPPLPEPLSRGLVFIQYRAENIRIVPVFGEGALRVSPRLGHVHVTIDDLPWHFVDASGETLIVVGLPAGEHKVLVELADPRHHVITAETVSFFVPEKR; encoded by the coding sequence ATGACGACGACTGCCACGAGCGCTCCCACCCACACGGCGAGAGACATCATTGGACCTTCGCCATTGATCGCCATCGAAGACGAGCCGGCGCCGAAGCTTATCGTCGATCCGCCGCTTCCGGAGCCATTGTCCCGTGGCCTTGTCTTCATTCAATATCGGGCGGAGAACATTCGCATCGTCCCAGTTTTCGGAGAAGGCGCGCTCCGCGTATCGCCCCGCCTAGGGCACGTCCACGTGACCATCGATGATCTCCCATGGCACTTTGTCGATGCAAGCGGTGAGACGCTGATCGTCGTCGGCCTTCCGGCGGGCGAGCACAAGGTTCTCGTGGAACTGGCCGATCCGAGACATCATGTGATCACGGCGGAGACGGTCAGCTTCTTCGTACCGGAGAAGAGATAG
- a CDS encoding conserved hypothetical protein (KEGG: lpp:lpp1221 hypothetical protein), whose translation MTGSEQFVKRLPNDIGGLEAPKIEKIEHELLPWEKRCHALADVLDFHKTINTEEKRRGVESLGSDLVGKLSYYERWIAAFANLAFQKGLLTPEELAVKMAAVEARWTPDT comes from the coding sequence ATGACCGGCAGCGAACAATTCGTGAAGCGTCTCCCGAACGACATCGGGGGGTTGGAGGCGCCGAAGATCGAAAAGATAGAGCACGAACTGCTCCCTTGGGAGAAGCGCTGCCATGCTCTTGCCGACGTCCTCGACTTCCATAAGACCATCAACACAGAGGAAAAGCGGCGCGGCGTTGAATCTTTGGGCTCCGACCTGGTCGGCAAGCTATCCTATTACGAGCGATGGATCGCCGCCTTCGCAAACCTCGCATTCCAGAAAGGTCTGCTCACGCCCGAGGAGCTCGCGGTGAAGATGGCCG
- a CDS encoding PAS/PAC sensor signal transduction histidine kinase (KEGG: smd:Smed_5524 PAS/PAC sensor signal transduction histidine kinase~TIGRFAM: PAS sensor protein~PFAM: ATP-binding region ATPase domain protein; PAS fold-3 domain protein; PAS fold-4 domain protein; PAS fold domain protein; histidine kinase A domain protein~SMART: ATP-binding region ATPase domain protein; histidine kinase A domain protein; PAC repeat-containing protein; PAS domain containing protein): MNDVSHAETLGTSHIEGAEKYDMEQFLLSALHAARAVRAFIVTSGDDGLVVAANAGAEDVSSVALHERDQIIVRAVIASGKGRAVPGAPRSIVCVPISFPDRATAAVYLEIDGEYVSDWRLENLEWMASTFAASLAKRTADEELRSFKEEAASVMRELRLNLDMIPALTWIGGPGGELEDASRQWHEYTGIKREDALGMGFLASFHPDDVQKLIAAWTELLVAGKPGGVEARILRHDGEARYFMLRAVPLIGDDGKVRKWYGINTDIDDLKRAEFELAKSQAVMAEAQRIIETGSWSWDMISDVFTCSAECMKIVGLPSTEITFETLMERVHPEDRELVAEAHGRALQGDELNVEHRFVLPDGTVKFIRARGRLIYERSHPRAYIGTIVDVTEARLSEERIQSSLAEAQRAQASLAEAQKLTHVGSFQIRPSTGEIIWSAETYNIYGLDPAEPLTGEAIMARIHPDDRERINEIHATGIRDRKPWEAEHRLLMPDGTIRHVHCVTRVESDPDEEPEVFGAIIDLTDRINGEEALRKAQADVVRMNRLTAMGAVTVSIAHEMNQPLMAIVTNAATCLSWLDRPEPVLDEAKVAAERIVKDGKRAGDVLLNVRNMARNSRPSIAIVDINEVVADVLTMMRSELRSRQINASVSLSSAVRSIRGDKVQLQQVLLNLMLNAAEAMTGKEHGRTMSVVSEDRGAHSVVVRVEDNGHGLDPIASGRIFEAFFSTKPEGTGMGLAICKSIIEAHNGTLSARPRTPGGSVFEFAIPYARGTDEPEAA, from the coding sequence ATGAACGACGTCTCGCATGCGGAAACTCTGGGAACGTCGCACATCGAGGGTGCCGAAAAGTACGATATGGAGCAGTTCCTGTTATCGGCGTTGCACGCGGCTCGAGCGGTCAGGGCGTTCATCGTGACGTCCGGCGACGATGGCCTTGTCGTCGCCGCCAATGCCGGCGCCGAAGATGTCTCATCTGTGGCTCTTCACGAACGGGATCAGATCATAGTTCGCGCAGTGATCGCCTCTGGGAAAGGAAGGGCGGTTCCCGGTGCGCCCCGATCAATCGTGTGCGTTCCAATCAGTTTTCCCGACCGTGCCACGGCAGCGGTCTATCTGGAGATAGACGGAGAGTACGTGTCCGACTGGCGGTTGGAAAATCTCGAGTGGATGGCGTCGACTTTCGCCGCCTCGCTCGCGAAGAGAACGGCCGACGAGGAGTTGCGCTCTTTCAAGGAGGAAGCAGCCAGCGTGATGCGGGAGCTACGGCTCAACCTCGACATGATCCCCGCCCTTACATGGATCGGTGGCCCCGGCGGCGAGCTCGAAGATGCAAGCAGGCAATGGCACGAATACACGGGCATAAAGCGGGAAGACGCCCTCGGAATGGGGTTCCTAGCGTCGTTTCATCCCGACGATGTTCAGAAACTCATCGCCGCGTGGACCGAACTTCTTGTCGCAGGCAAGCCCGGCGGCGTCGAAGCGCGCATCCTGCGGCACGACGGGGAAGCGAGGTACTTCATGCTCCGGGCCGTGCCGCTCATCGGAGACGATGGCAAGGTGCGGAAGTGGTACGGCATCAATACGGACATCGACGACCTGAAACGTGCAGAATTCGAACTTGCTAAAAGCCAGGCCGTAATGGCCGAGGCGCAGCGGATCATCGAGACCGGCAGTTGGTCGTGGGACATGATATCGGACGTCTTCACCTGTTCGGCCGAGTGCATGAAGATCGTCGGCCTTCCGAGCACCGAGATCACCTTCGAAACCCTGATGGAAAGGGTGCATCCAGAAGATCGGGAACTGGTCGCGGAGGCCCACGGCCGCGCACTTCAAGGTGACGAACTGAACGTCGAGCACCGCTTCGTTTTGCCGGATGGCACCGTCAAGTTCATTCGGGCCCGCGGCCGCCTGATCTATGAAAGGAGTCATCCGCGCGCCTACATCGGCACGATCGTCGACGTCACCGAGGCGAGGCTTTCCGAAGAGCGGATACAAAGCTCGCTTGCCGAGGCGCAGCGGGCGCAGGCCTCGCTTGCCGAAGCACAGAAACTCACTCACGTAGGCAGTTTCCAGATCAGACCCTCTACCGGCGAGATTATCTGGTCGGCGGAGACCTACAACATATATGGTCTCGACCCGGCGGAGCCACTGACGGGCGAGGCGATCATGGCGCGCATCCACCCCGACGATCGCGAGAGGATCAACGAGATCCATGCGACGGGGATCCGTGACCGAAAGCCCTGGGAGGCGGAGCACCGGCTTCTCATGCCGGACGGGACGATCAGACATGTACATTGCGTAACACGCGTCGAGTCGGATCCTGACGAAGAGCCGGAGGTGTTCGGGGCGATCATCGATCTGACGGATCGCATCAACGGCGAGGAGGCGCTCAGGAAAGCTCAGGCAGACGTCGTCAGAATGAACCGCCTGACGGCGATGGGCGCGGTCACCGTCTCTATCGCTCACGAAATGAACCAGCCGCTCATGGCCATCGTGACGAATGCGGCCACGTGTCTAAGCTGGCTCGATCGCCCGGAACCGGTTCTGGATGAAGCGAAGGTAGCAGCGGAACGGATCGTCAAGGATGGGAAACGGGCAGGCGACGTCCTGCTGAATGTCAGAAACATGGCGCGCAATTCGCGTCCATCCATCGCGATAGTGGATATCAACGAAGTCGTCGCAGACGTGCTGACGATGATGCGAAGCGAACTTCGCAGCCGGCAGATTAACGCATCCGTTTCGTTGTCGTCGGCCGTGAGGTCAATCCGGGGCGACAAGGTTCAGCTTCAACAGGTCCTCCTGAACCTCATGCTCAATGCGGCCGAAGCGATGACGGGCAAGGAGCATGGCCGGACCATGAGCGTGGTCAGTGAGGATCGGGGGGCGCACTCGGTGGTCGTCCGAGTCGAGGACAATGGCCATGGTCTCGACCCCATTGCATCCGGACGTATTTTCGAAGCATTCTTCTCCACCAAGCCGGAGGGTACCGGCATGGGTCTGGCGATTTGCAAGTCTATCATTGAGGCGCATAACGGGACGTTGTCCGCGCGACCTCGGACGCCGGGAGGATCGGTGTTCGAGTTCGCGATACCATATGCAAGGGGGACAGATGAACCAGAAGCAGCGTGA
- a CDS encoding two component transcriptional regulator, LuxR family (PFAM: response regulator receiver; regulatory protein LuxR; Sigma-70 region 4 type 2~SMART: response regulator receiver; regulatory protein LuxR~KEGG: atc:AGR_L_218 hypothetical protein), with translation MNQKQREESTPQVVVIEDDVGVRESLVGLLRSMKFNVTAFPSAAEFSSKGQLDSVGCMILDVRLPGQSGIEFYEEVRARGFHRPVIFMSGHADVPIAVRAMKAGAVEFLTKPVREQDLLDAVHAAMKRDIRSAMKEEAAASARADFEKLTKREQEVLVRVVEGQRNKQISTALGITEATVKLHRGNVMQKMRVLTLPELVRHYDLLELGEQANTSTKG, from the coding sequence ATGAACCAGAAGCAGCGTGAGGAGAGCACCCCGCAGGTCGTCGTCATCGAGGACGACGTCGGCGTACGCGAGTCGCTAGTCGGCCTTCTCCGCTCTATGAAGTTCAACGTGACCGCATTTCCCTCGGCGGCCGAGTTCTCGTCGAAGGGCCAATTGGACTCCGTCGGTTGCATGATCCTGGACGTCCGGCTTCCCGGCCAGAGCGGCATCGAATTCTACGAAGAGGTGCGGGCCCGCGGCTTCCACAGACCGGTGATCTTCATGAGCGGCCATGCCGACGTTCCGATCGCCGTCAGGGCGATGAAGGCAGGCGCAGTAGAGTTCCTGACGAAACCGGTGCGCGAGCAGGATCTCCTGGACGCGGTCCACGCCGCGATGAAGCGGGACATTCGCTCGGCGATGAAGGAGGAGGCGGCAGCGAGCGCCCGAGCCGATTTCGAAAAGCTGACGAAACGTGAGCAGGAAGTTCTGGTCCGGGTGGTGGAGGGACAGCGTAACAAGCAGATCTCCACGGCCTTGGGGATTACGGAGGCGACGGTCAAACTGCACCGAGGAAACGTCATGCAGAAGATGCGCGTGCTGACGCTGCCGGAGCTTGTACGGCACTACGATCTGCTCGAGTTGGGCGAGCAGGCGAACACCTCTACTAAAGGTTAG
- a CDS encoding response regulator receiver protein (PFAM: response regulator receiver~SMART: response regulator receiver~KEGG: aba:Acid345_3728 response regulator receiver protein), with the protein MVDASKTCLVICVEDDEPVRDALRGLLRANGLRVAAFASAEEFLASTELQTAACLVTDIQLGGISGLDLLDRLSGMARRIPSILITAHSDVAVGDRARNSGASRIFLKPVSPTDLLEAIRTALTSGPASTP; encoded by the coding sequence ATGGTTGATGCCTCGAAGACCTGCCTGGTGATTTGCGTCGAGGATGACGAGCCCGTCCGTGACGCCCTCAGAGGACTGCTGCGCGCCAATGGCCTGCGGGTTGCCGCCTTCGCGTCGGCGGAAGAATTCCTCGCTTCTACGGAGCTTCAGACTGCAGCCTGCCTCGTCACCGACATCCAGCTCGGCGGTATTTCGGGATTGGACCTTCTGGATCGACTGTCCGGGATGGCCAGAAGGATTCCGTCAATTCTTATCACCGCCCACTCCGACGTCGCGGTGGGTGACCGTGCCAGGAATTCAGGGGCGTCGCGTATCTTCCTAAAGCCCGTCAGTCCAACGGATTTGCTGGAGGCGATCAGGACGGCTCTGACGAGCGGTCCTGCTTCCACGCCGTGA